The following proteins are co-located in the Leptolyngbya sp. SIO1E4 genome:
- a CDS encoding TetR family transcriptional regulator: MSQRDRRLEVSEAAWRVIVREGLDRTSMRAIAHEMGCTTGVVTHYFRSKQDLIRFALNQVTERLQLAMEKATVTVSGVDRLVAMLSAFLPLDAERQEILRVWLAFLGYAVGREDLMAEHQQSAAQLRALLVEDLKALQAAQLLRQDIDPTVEANALLALVNGVSLDALIQANPLSPAQRQRVIHRYVDELLAP, translated from the coding sequence ATGTCTCAACGCGATCGCCGTCTTGAAGTGTCTGAAGCAGCCTGGCGAGTGATCGTCAGGGAAGGATTAGATCGCACCAGTATGCGAGCAATTGCCCATGAAATGGGATGCACTACAGGGGTTGTAACCCATTACTTTCGGAGTAAGCAGGATCTGATCCGGTTTGCCCTTAACCAGGTGACGGAGCGGCTGCAACTGGCTATGGAAAAGGCCACAGTGACCGTCTCTGGTGTAGACCGGCTGGTTGCCATGCTCTCTGCATTTTTGCCCCTTGATGCAGAACGACAAGAAATTCTCAGGGTCTGGCTGGCTTTTTTAGGCTATGCCGTAGGCCGTGAAGACCTGATGGCTGAGCATCAGCAGAGTGCGGCGCAGTTAAGGGCTCTGCTAGTAGAAGATCTTAAAGCTTTGCAAGCAGCTCAACTGCTCAGGCAAGATATCGATCCAACCGTTGAAGCGAATGCGTTGCTGGCTTTAGTCAACGGCGTCAGTCTTGATGCTCTGATTCAAGCGAATCCACTGAGCCCTGCTCAACGGCAGCGGGTGATTCACCGCTATGTCGATGAGTTACTAGCACCGTGA
- the yfcF gene encoding glutathione transferase, which produces MVEETGMKLFVDSQFTSPYAMSVFVTLLEKGVTFDIEKVDLDASQNLAQPYCDVSLTARVPALQHGSVSLSESTAIIEYLEEVFSAPEYPSVLPADRCDRARARQIQAWLRSDLMPIREERTTEVIFFQPTATPLSDAGHMALTKLIRVADSLLSHQSQNLFGEWCIADTDLALMLNRLVLNGDEMPETLKNYANFQWQRSAVQRWVHQKRT; this is translated from the coding sequence ATGGTTGAGGAGACAGGGATGAAGTTATTTGTTGACAGTCAGTTCACCAGCCCTTACGCCATGTCAGTCTTTGTGACGCTTCTGGAAAAGGGCGTCACGTTTGATATTGAGAAGGTTGATCTGGATGCCAGCCAGAACCTTGCTCAACCTTATTGCGACGTTTCATTGACGGCAAGAGTCCCAGCGCTGCAGCATGGCAGCGTCTCTCTTTCAGAATCAACCGCCATTATTGAATATCTCGAGGAAGTATTCTCGGCCCCAGAATATCCGTCTGTCTTGCCAGCCGATCGGTGCGATCGGGCGAGGGCAAGACAGATTCAGGCATGGCTCCGTAGCGACTTAATGCCAATTCGGGAAGAGCGCACAACTGAGGTGATCTTCTTCCAGCCGACGGCTACGCCTTTATCTGACGCTGGTCACATGGCATTAACAAAGCTAATTCGGGTGGCGGATAGCTTGCTCAGCCACCAGAGCCAGAACCTGTTTGGTGAATGGTGCATTGCGGATACTGATTTAGCTTTAATGCTGAATCGACTTGTCCTTAATGGTGATGAAATGCCAGAGACGCTCAAGAACTATGCAAATTTTCAGTGGCAGCGTTCCGCTGTGCAACGGTGGGTACACCAAAAACGAACATGA
- the psbD gene encoding photosystem II D2 protein (photosystem q(a) protein) produces MTIAMGRAQASRGWFDALDDWLKRDRFVFIGWSGLLLFPCAYLAVGGWLTGTTFVTSWYTHGLASSYLEGCNFLTVAISTPADSMGHSLLLLWGPEAQGDFVRWCQIGGLWSFVALHGAFGLIGFMLRQFEVARLVGLRPYNAIAFSAPIAVFVSVFLMYPLGQSSWFFAPSFGVAAIFRFLLFFQGFHNWTLNPFHMMGVAGVLGGALLCAIHGATVENTLFKDGENANTFRAFEPTQAEETYSMVTANRFWSQIFGIAFSNKRWLHFFMLFVPVTGLWMSAVGVVGLGLNLRAYDFVSQEIRAAEDPEFETFYTKNILLNEGIRAWMAPTDQPHEKFVFPEEVLPRGNAL; encoded by the coding sequence ATGACCATAGCAATGGGACGAGCGCAAGCTAGTCGAGGGTGGTTTGACGCCCTGGATGACTGGCTCAAGCGCGACCGATTCGTCTTCATCGGCTGGTCTGGTCTGCTGCTATTCCCCTGCGCCTATCTGGCGGTTGGGGGCTGGCTGACCGGCACCACCTTCGTAACATCCTGGTATACCCACGGTCTGGCTTCTTCCTACCTGGAAGGCTGTAACTTTCTGACCGTGGCCATCTCTACTCCAGCTGACAGCATGGGGCACTCCCTGCTGCTGCTGTGGGGCCCTGAAGCCCAAGGCGACTTCGTGCGCTGGTGCCAGATTGGCGGGCTGTGGAGCTTCGTTGCACTGCATGGTGCCTTTGGTCTGATTGGCTTCATGCTGCGTCAGTTCGAGGTGGCTCGTCTGGTGGGGCTGCGCCCCTACAACGCGATCGCCTTTTCGGCACCGATTGCGGTGTTTGTCTCGGTATTTTTGATGTACCCGTTGGGGCAATCCAGCTGGTTCTTCGCTCCGAGCTTTGGGGTGGCGGCTATCTTCCGCTTCCTGCTGTTCTTCCAGGGATTCCACAACTGGACCTTGAACCCCTTCCACATGATGGGAGTGGCGGGTGTCCTGGGGGGTGCCCTGCTGTGTGCCATTCATGGTGCCACAGTGGAGAACACGCTGTTCAAAGATGGCGAGAATGCCAACACCTTCCGAGCCTTTGAGCCGACCCAGGCAGAAGAGACCTACTCGATGGTGACGGCGAACCGTTTCTGGTCGCAGATATTCGGCATTGCGTTTTCGAACAAGCGCTGGCTGCACTTCTTCATGCTGTTTGTGCCGGTAACGGGCTTATGGATGAGTGCAGTGGGCGTGGTTGGCTTAGGGTTGAACCTGCGGGCCTACGACTTTGTGTCGCAGGAGATTCGGGCAGCGGAAGACCCCGAGTTTGAGACGTTCTACACGAAGAACATCCTGTTGAACGAAGGTATCCGGGCTTGGATGGCACCGACCGACCAGCCCCACGAGAAGTTTGTATTCCCTGAAGAGGTACTGCCTCGCGGTAACGCGCTGTAG